The sequence AACCCACATGGTAGTgcctcttcgttttcctcccggcgtctcttcttcggcgcagACGGGCCGCAGCCTGAGAGAGAGCGGTTTTGGAACAGGGGGACTTCCGCGACggtcggcgcctcgtcgggtTCGCCGCCCACGGACGATGGGGATGATGAAAATCCGCTGGAACGGAGGGGACTCGGCAAGTTCGCCGGCGAGTGGTTCGGGCCTGCCACAGCGTCGAGTGCGGTCAAGCTCCTCGTCGAGTCCATGCCTCAAACAAAGGTAAGAAGCAAGCCCGCGAGACggggcggaagacgaggcgaaggagcgcaCCGGAACATTTCATGCGGCTGCTTACTTGAGTGCCGCTGTCGCTGATCACTCAGGTCGCCGGACGGCTTTTTTGCCGAGCCGTGGCGAGTGACGCCGTGCCCTCTGAATGGCTGCCAGCTTGCTCTCTGTGTTGCTGAAAACCTTCGGGCTGTAAGgaggctgccggcgaggTGGCAGGAGTGAGGGGCCCTGCGTTTTCCACCGCGTCTGTGCATCGGGGACATGCGTATGACAGCTTCCCGCGTGCGTATGACAGCTTCCCGCGCGCGTATGGCAGCTTCCCGCGCTCGTACTGACGCCCCCTGTCTGAATGTCGCGTTGTGCCGTTCCGAGAAtgttgcggcggcgctctaTGTTCCCGGGgtcgtttttcttttcaggaCGAGCTGTATGTGTACGTCAACGCGGACGGTTTGCTCTATCTGGACGACATTCTGCTTCATTGCCGCGACGCGCCACCTGCACCCTCGGACGGAATTGGGCCCGCTGTGTGTCGGTCCCGCGCCCCAGCCCCGTCAGCGGGACAGCAGAGGCGGTCTGCGCCGGCAGACCTGCGTCGAGGCTCTGGCGAGCCCTGTGCCCCTGAGTCTGCACGCAGGACGAACCGGTGGGAGCAGCGCCAGAGTCCGAACCCGCCCGCGtgcagctcgcgcgtgcCCTGTTGCGCCCcatgcgacgccgcggctacGGAGTTGCCAGAGGGCTCCGGAGGACCCGCAGTCTCTTgcggggaaggcgaggaaaccCGGGAGGGCCCGTGGGCCCCACCAGCGACCCAGGGACGAACCCACGGTGCGGGCGAAGTGAGTGGGGCTTCGGGCCAGGCTACGGGGAACGCGGCTGAGGCCTCcaagaagaggcgcgagaggactAGCGAGGACCGGGCGAGAGGTGCTGAGGTCCGTGGGAGCGAAGACCGTCGCCATACGTGCCGAGAAACAAACGGCCTGTGTGGGGAGCAAGCGAAACCTCGACCGCGTTCATGCACGAGTGCGTGgccgtctgcatgcgcgccagcGAGTGAGCCGAGACCTGCTTTCGGCGGCAAGACCGAAGCTTGCCGGGGGGCGACGAGACTTCCGGGCGGTCAGCTGAGCGAAGGCCCGTCAGCCTGCCGGTCCTCGGCTACGGGCGCTCTGGAGGCAACGGGGACGGGCCTGACCGGCTACTGCAATAACAGCAGCTCGtgcgccgaggaagaagactgGGAAGAGATTCcgttctgcggctgcggaacGCCCCGCCTTACCCttgtctcgcctcgcgccagTGCTGCCGGGGGGGCGGTTCTTTCGGTGCGGTCGTCCGTCACTTTGCtccccgcccgcgccggcggggtTTCGAGACGGCCAGGCGCCCCGGGCTCGAACGCCCTCTCAGGGCTGTCTAGGCCCCCTCTGGGGactccagcggcggcgcccgaggcccCAGCCGCTGCTGGGCGACCGCCAGCCTCACAAGGTGAACTCCGCACGAGGAAGCGGGAAAGAGACCCCCGCGAGCTTGAAGGAGCGCTGGAGGACCCGACGGCCTCGCTACGAGAAGACAACTTCTCACAGAGTTCAGGCGTGccaggcgagagcggcggcgatgcAGCTGAGTGCCTAGACCCAGAGGCCTGCGGATGCGCGAAGCACGGCGGCAGtgccggaggcggagaggagactcTCACGGAGGAGTCgttcgaggccgcggaggagattCTACGCAGGCTGTTGTTGCGTGATGGAGAtggcagcgagcgcgcgaaggaCGCCGAGCTGCGACCCGAGGCGGGCCGACTAAGGCTCGCGGGGCAGAGTGGAGCGGGTGCACTCGTCGCCTCTTCATCGTGCTCTGCCGTGATCTCGTCTACCTCTTCAgatgcgtctgccgccttcgcccccgTGGCAACTCCGGCGAGCGTTGGCTCAGTGGACtggcctctgtctcgcttctCGGGCTCGGTGGTGTCGCCTCGCGTGATCCTAGACGAGGGCGGAGTGCCGGCGCTCTCGAGCGCCGTCGACCCTTGCGCATACACCATTCTCAGCAGCCCCAAGGGCCCGCGACCCCTCCTTTCGTCCTGCGCCCCGCCGTTCTTGCATGCGAGCCGCgtgagccgcagcgccccgtcgtcgcccagACAGTCTCCGGGCCCCGCCCGAAAccgccgagagacagaggagaccgAAGCGTGCGAAATGCGGGCGACCTGCCCTGTGCGGGTGGACCTCTCGCCGATTCGATGCCCGCAGGTgacggagagcgacgcgtccCCCCGCGGCccagagacgcgcacgcggtgCGGGCGCAAATGCCCAGATGATCCACAGGGACGCAGCCCGCAGAGTGCAGAAAGAGGTGGGGAAGCTGAGGCGTCCAGCGACCCCCCActcgcgccggcagctgcgtgcgacgaggaaggggaTCGTGGGGACTggcgtgcatgcgcggaaGCAGCCGTGGACGATTCCGAGCCCGCCAGATTTTACGCGAGCGGTTCTGGATTCCtcgaagcgcgaggcacgGGCGCAGGCTTCGAGAGGGGGAGAGatgcgcagagcgaggcggcgctggacgcgCGAAAGGCGTCTGACGCAGACTGCCGAGTACACAGGGCGCTGTCTGATCCAGTAAGCGACCGCATCCGCGACCGTGGCCAGGGCGTCATCGGCagccgtcgcggcgacggTGCGTGGGCGTATCCTTCAGCCGAGTGTGGAAGTCCCGACGCAATTCACCCGAAGCCGGACTGCCGCGCGACTCTCAGGAGGTGCCGCGAATGCTTCTTGGATGAGCTCGCAACCCTTCGGTTGCCCGAGCCAGCCACGCCTCTGGCGCCAGTTTCTGCGTCGGCTTCGGttccctcgcggtcgcgcccgccACCGTCGGCCGCGCACAGCTCAGATGCACAGCGCACCGGGCTGCGTGAGACGGCTCGGGCGGGAAAAGAACGCGATGCACTTCGCAAGGGACGATGCCTCGATATGCCGGTCCCCCCATGCGTCTCCTCATCTACGGGGCACGCACGCCTGTCGCGGCCGCATGCGACTAGaccgtcttctgcctctctccctggGACCGGACTGCCTCTCTCGGCTGATGCGGAGACCCGCGCAGAGTCAGCCAGAGAGCCGACGCGGTTGTTGTCGTCCGCGTGCCTTatcgcgcgccttcgcacgCCGATTggagacgcgacggcggcagggTCGCGCTTCAGTTcgggctctccgcggcggaacgcagctgcctcctcgAGCTGCGGCTTGGGGCGCGGGGACAgcccggcgcgcgggccCCCGTCCGGGCGGCCCATGGCCTCCTTCGAGGGCCGCTGTGCGTGCGAGCTCGACGAGGCGGTGGTTTTTACGCCGCGCGCCACTGCGGGCGAGCCGTgcgagagcgcggagagctGCGAAGACGTAAATCGCTTTCTGCTCACAGGCTTCTCCAGCGCGACGCTTAGTCCGCCTagggcgccggccgcgttGGAGCGGCCCGCCATGCCGCCGCGGGTGCCGCGCCTCTGGGCGCTTCCGAAGGTTGTGGCATCCTTCGCGCCGTATCGAGAGGAGAAGGGGATCtttgcgtcttcgccctgcgTGTCCAGCcgtcgcggagacgcggcctgcctcgcggccggGGGGACCagcgttcgccgcggcgcgcgcgactcgaGCCGCTCGTTTCACTCTTCGTCGTTCTCGGTttgcgaggaaggcggcgagcgcacgGGCGACAACGGCGCCAGGGGGCCGCTTTCGTCCGCCCATaactctccgccgtcgccctccgcctttTCGCAGTTCCTCAACACGAGCCGGAGCGAGGGAAGCGCTGCGccgagcgacggcagcgccacAGGCCGGTGGTGCTCGGTGGAAACGCTGCTGCCAGGCGCGGGGGAAGACGACATTCTGCTCGCGTCGAGTGTCATCGTGTCGCATCGAAAccctctgccgccctcgccctcctcgcgcgtcgcagccgcctgtctctgcgggcctcgccgcgctggccAGCCCGGCAGGTGGACTGACGGCCCGCAGTGTGGCGATGCGgggctcggcgccggcgagttGCGCAGCCGgggcccgcgcgcctcgcgctcgccccgaCGCGAGCCGAagccaggcgccggcggcggcgcggcgggggaggacggcggcgcggcgggaggcgacaggtgcttcttctccgtcatCGAGGAAGCGGCTGCGCACGGACCCGAAAGCAGAGAGGACACCGGGGCGCTTGggcagggagaggcgacgcacgcgagggcaagcgacgacgagacagACAATGCGTGGGTCGCCTTTCTACCCTCTTCTGCACACGGACACGCTGCGACGCCGTGCGAAATCACTCAGACGTTCCCCGATCCCAGTCCGTCTCCCCGgcaccgcctcgcgcgcgcgcagatgcGAGACAttcgcggagagagagagactcggAGAGAGACGTGGCTcccctgcagcggctgcgaagaCGCTGCAAATGAGTCCGACCACAACGCGACCGGCGAGTCGGCGCTTGGAGGCCATGGAGGCGACTGGCGTGGCGAGGAGTGCGGAGGGGACGGAGACCTTCTAGATGCGAGCGACTCCGCCGAGTATCCAGGCCCATGCGAGCCGCGGACAGACCGCGAACACGTGGCGGCGCATCCAGGATGCCCGTCAACAGGGCGTCCGCGGGGTTTGCCGTTCGAACTGGAGAGCTCGCACGAGTGGAGGAGCAAGCACCCAGGTGCGGCAGGGGGCGGCGCacccgacgccgagggccgagaggagggaggcgacgcagcaggcgatgCTGGCCTGCACTTTGGAGGCGGGGCGGGACTCCTTGAGGGCAGAGAGACAGTGGGTGCGCATcaacgcagcgaggaggggcGGGAAGCGCGCGAAATCGAAGTGGATGAGGACGCGCAAAtgctgcgcgagggcgcgccccacgaggaggacgaaagGCCTCGACATGTGggatgcagaggcggaggtgaCGCTGACGGCtacgacgaaggcgagagcgaggaagacgcgagtTTCGCCTCCGTGCTTTCGTgggaggcagaaggcgagccTGCGTGCGAGGAGACGGACGCAGAGATCAGCTGGCATCGCGGATGTGTACTGCTGTTTCCGCTGacgctctgcagcggcgaaaaGCTGAATCCAGTCTACGtgccgtcgctgctggcgtACCTCGAGTTGCCCTGGTCCATCGGGATGGTCGCTGGGAGAGGGCAGCAGGCCTTCTACTGCATCGGCACGCAACAGAAGGCGCTGCTCTACCTCGATCCGCATTCGGGAATTCAGGTGAGTAACTGCGTAGACATCtcggtcgcgggcgcctaATGGCTGCAtctcgcgggcgtctgctTACGCGTGGCAAACTTCggatggggggggggggggggggggggggggggggggaaggttGGGGGGGTAGGGGACggggaaaggggggggggggtttcTGTGCTGCAAGGACGATCGCTGTCGGTAGCTCGGCGGCAGGTTCGTTGCATTTCGGTGTGTCTCTGCTGGCCCATGCCTCACCTGTTTCCCGTCGCGTGTCCTTCGCATCCCTCGGCAGCCTCcggcgcttcagctgcctTCGGCGACTCCGTCTTTCTTTGCGGGGTCCTGCTGGAAGTTGTCTGACGTGACGGCGCTCAATCCGTCGCtggccgtcgccttcttcgtccgctCTTCAAAGCAGCTGTTTgacctcgcggccgcgctgaaGAATATCGAGCTCGCAGATCACTTCTCTATGCTGCAGGTCGTGGagcggcgcccgtcgcgcccAGAGAGCCTCGGGCTCCTTGAAGCGGACGAGAACTTCCTCTGcacggaggaggacgacaagGAAGGCTCGCTAGCGAGCGGGGTGGAgacgcccccgcccccgcccgcggcggaagggagACAGGACACGtggtcgccgcgcgagcccgcgggTGGCGACGAGACGAAGTTTCCTCGGgggtctgcgtcgtcgcttttctccgcgtctgcggcgtcgtccttctcatctttctccttctcgttcgcgtcgtcctcgttcgcctccacggcgtcgctcgcgccctcccaGCGGGCGCACAGCGCGTGGGGCGAGCAGCTcacggaggaagaggcaaaGGGCGGAGGACGTCCCGAAGGCCTTCCACGCGAAGCTGACTGTGGCACCGCGAACGCGCTTCACATCGAGCGAGATGCGCACAGCTTAGACaacgcgacgcccgcgccggcgaagcggagg is a genomic window of Besnoitia besnoiti strain Bb-Ger1 chromosome IV, whole genome shotgun sequence containing:
- a CDS encoding hypothetical protein (encoded by transcript BESB_056440); protein product: MVCDLGKSGLASQNAEELQKASASTPEEVLPTHRRGGAPDSSVRSTLDGSLAPEPIVSCVEWDLPALPGVHITLPMTLSTSCEQGALPNGSLHEDVFTKATPACVGPRAEKQPVTADAASSPLANTAFASVDAAVADVVVPPAVCSRTPPRLSCFSEVAVPDTVEPLATGGVAGSAPQAANDVCGVCSSIAPAGDPQHTPGPSSGVSGSSDEASLPVPAVESECACLSSRIEDATRSWMTTTQSPASIPAVMGDAGSAVADGGDALQAQQEQGPGDADTADEGGDLTGGSPASSLPRSLDAAVTGDHPANGDDDELRTRTTDARAQGPSGSIVAPAPAAQLDDRGTVAIFSGTNDGSDLTAGVVVPDTTCQNHDVAQSNRKDLFHDDPAGVGDARVHGGRGEDALHGARRLAFSDALLTPGDLSDGAGSDSPPCPDVTTSFPSFEKLPSLMSRSSQTDGASILDDGIAARLEDGAESDDKGDCQTKQGDNQLAALGTSGTAEQTALSSPYSSPEGAASLLSAPESGATSPHGSTSSPGYCSLSPVLVSSRDAGGDASPFLASGSTGSASSWALASVRLPPPLASLASFSRLPGCAAASNPALAVAVPASFLSLPCSKGGDSLRRGIVAPASPSSSASSAASAGAAPWTSSFLRRQDRGGPELCTQLQQQQGETLAALSRRPASTHDSSEARHAPCPSLCTSSGSHAEDDPNPASMRTTSSSILATPHFLKLSGASSASLLSLRGASSLFSPSLPAPSSPRPAAPSTSPASGASAALPCAAPGASLHADNAAQLQQDVTVVFSTWTHTLANWAAPWGAGPEEGGCVKAGERAVVLGELFWVCSNGEDAESDEGEEGGSPVEGPEVEHDAENRSQRTPGLPCLDQKAPRSSRATLASSGALASSAPAGNKHSAWTKSVIGSSRPLLGAGSSGLRRSSAGALGASSRSRGLGRWRRTSAARHTSPTVQASLGDSSCGAASTADTRAAPASTGRGMMSAALSGLLLGGGGGGRRGVPSLTSSLLFSGSASDSGARSGPVSAAPSPVGEAPAGPADGTPAEGGKEAPGGQPGKCERRTGKQLRLRKKLPITLPGGEPWPAWRVGCVSSDAGEVQQQLTQTVGAIARFTYRTGFAPMYKCCGEKKKRAGGGAEREWIAINSDVGWGCTVRAAQMLLLQALRRHFLEAGEDEDGDETVTDGSSPNTRVEGQPYLVESSAPAENGPERCRGQEGTPVRGTAGRRLQETSEPTKRERSGRLPGTAEGQPTVVEALALARSPQREFESDASASFVRKVDRQESTGGDLTSVGDVSSSHASLSSGEETEKDKLSLFSSSVGLSGRHPARATETRPRLECAPAAPASSTRRNRETQRQTLESHPRATRDAVPGPERSHPTCCQCRHDGPQKPSAPSSRVSESPESSLNRVAAKASVWCGASALAQAACGAVRKGAGGGDQGRDEMEAHRESLQPNGGSPPLPLSPSRPAAAVRGGSGGSEREEGHQRPSQMEELLQWFLDVPSPPGLYPFSIFSFIRAAGGGIGWARQLYGELSVERELFGVGLRSQGKPREPPTAPRSPPATSGQNEISPAAASFLAGKGPARSSESGLPSLTGASKTYAALPKAGGVDQRSHANKAHDGLHEGGGRTSGARGETEEPERKSFSLFSISNPHGSASSFSSRRLFFGADGPQPERERFWNRGTSATVGASSGSPPTDDGDDENPLERRGLGKFAGEWFGPATASSAVKLLVESMPQTKDELYVYVNADGLLYLDDILLHCRDAPPAPSDGIGPAVCRSRAPAPSAGQQRRSAPADLRRGSGEPCAPESARRTNRWEQRQSPNPPACSSRVPCCAPCDAAATELPEGSGGPAVSCGEGEETREGPWAPPATQGRTHGAGEVSGASGQATGNAAEASKKRRERTSEDRARGAEVRGSEDRRHTCRETNGLCGEQAKPRPRSCTSAWPSACAPASEPRPAFGGKTEACRGATRLPGGQLSEGPSACRSSATGALEATGTGLTGYCNNSSSCAEEEDWEEIPFCGCGTPRLTLVSPRASAAGGAVLSVRSSVTLLPARAGGVSRRPGAPGSNALSGLSRPPLGTPAAAPEAPAAAGRPPASQGELRTRKRERDPRELEGALEDPTASLREDNFSQSSGVPGESGGDAAECLDPEACGCAKHGGSAGGGEETLTEESFEAAEEILRRLLLRDGDGSERAKDAELRPEAGRLRLAGQSGAGALVASSSCSAVISSTSSDASAAFAPVATPASVGSVDWPLSRFSGSVVSPRVILDEGGVPALSSAVDPCAYTILSSPKGPRPLLSSCAPPFLHASRVSRSAPSSPRQSPGPARNRRETEETEACEMRATCPVRVDLSPIRCPQVTESDASPRGPETRTRCGRKCPDDPQGRSPQSAERGGEAEASSDPPLAPAAACDEEGDRGDWRACAEAAVDDSEPARFYASGSGFLEARGTGAGFERGRDAQSEAALDARKASDADCRVHRALSDPVSDRIRDRGQGVIGSRRGDGAWAYPSAECGSPDAIHPKPDCRATLRRCRECFLDELATLRLPEPATPLAPVSASASVPSRSRPPPSAAHSSDAQRTGLRETARAGKERDALRKGRCLDMPVPPCVSSSTGHARLSRPHATRPSSASLPGTGLPLSADAETRAESAREPTRLLSSACLIARLRTPIGDATAAGSRFSSGSPRRNAAASSSCGLGRGDSPARGPPSGRPMASFEGRCACELDEAVVFTPRATAGEPCESAESCEDVNRFLLTGFSSATLSPPRAPAALERPAMPPRVPRLWALPKVVASFAPYREEKGIFASSPCVSSRRGDAACLAAGGTSVRRGARDSSRSFHSSSFSVCEEGGERTGDNGARGPLSSAHNSPPSPSAFSQFLNTSRSEGSAAPSDGSATGRWCSVETLLPGAGEDDILLASSVIVSHRNPLPPSPSSRVAAACLCGPRRAGQPGRWTDGPQCGDAGLGAGELRSRGPRASRSPRREPKPGAGGGAAGEDGGAAGGDRCFFSVIEEAAAHGPESREDTGALGQGEATHARASDDETDNAWVAFLPSSAHGHAATPCEITQTFPDPSPSPRHRLARAQMRDIRGERETRRETWLPCSGCEDAANESDHNATGESALGGHGGDWRGEECGGDGDLLDASDSAEYPGPCEPRTDREHVAAHPGCPSTGRPRGLPFELESSHEWRSKHPGAAGGGAPDAEGREEGGDAAGDAGLHFGGGAGLLEGRETVGAHQRSEEGREAREIEVDEDAQMLREGAPHEEDERPRHVGCRGGGDADGYDEGESEEDASFASVLSWEAEGEPACEETDAEISWHRGCVLLFPLTLCSGEKLNPVYVPSLLAYLELPWSIGMVAGRGQQAFYCIGTQQKALLYLDPHSGIQPPALQLPSATPSFFAGSCWKLSDVTALNPSLAVAFFVRSSKQLFDLAAALKNIELADHFSMLQVVERRPSRPESLGLLEADENFLCTEEDDKEGSLASGVETPPPPPAAEGRQDTWSPREPAGGDETKFPRGSASSLFSASAASSFSSFSFSFASSSFASTASLAPSQRAHSAWGEQLTEEEAKGGGRPEGLPREADCGTANALHIERDAHSLDNATPAPAKRRYDSEERSARGNAVAASATASQAQGDAPKLPHVVAEGTHEHDVAYGPDGDAREDLFLQMHEEEPRQNPPEGRDCGDECFDGEAGKRGSAPQDADETSPLLARRLAEPSADAAPADRCVEGVERIAKSGASAPASASCGKGTHSAAQLSMQRTSQPDHRHTLGDGAHCESVELSACEEAAQQAKPLRTGGCEQCEAARAAPRGSEPRCESGAHGGMMNGRPRGPQRTARRRKARDCGGARTEKGLAASLWGMGRRAQRCVRRLDEKKTETETARRSTPATPADSRVN